A window from Mangifera indica cultivar Alphonso chromosome 2, CATAS_Mindica_2.1, whole genome shotgun sequence encodes these proteins:
- the LOC123209507 gene encoding ABC transporter G family member 3-like isoform X1: MEEIQCQSDNYRSSSSSASSPASRVPSSNFFYLRKPGSLRQPISFEDSPEWEDTDTEVRVEGGDSINAANTLVSPSLSKINSGSLLSPPLPEGAVVTRKIAGASIVWKDLTVTIKGKRKYSDKVVKSSNGYALPGTMTVIMGPAKSGKSTLLRAISGRLPHSARMYGEVFVNGAKSRMPYGSYQGFVERETALIGSLTVREFLYYSALLQLPGFFCHRKGVVEDAIHAMSLSDYANKLIGGHCYMKGLPRGERRRVSIARELVMRPHILFIDEPLYHLDSVSALLMMVTLKKLASMGCTLIFTIYQSSTEVFGLFDRICLLSNGNTLFFGETLACLQHFSNAGFPCPIMQSPSDHFLRAINTDFDRIIAMCKNWQDDHGDFSSVNMDTAVAIRTLEATYKTSADAATVETMILRLTEKEGPLLKSKGKVSSATQIAVLTWRSLLIMSREWKYYWLRLILCMLLPLCIGTVFSNLGHSLSSVVTRVAAVFVFISFTSLLSIAGVPALMKEIKIYASEESNWHSGTFVFILGQLLSSIPFLFLISISSSLVFYFLVGLRDEFSLLMYFVLNFFTCLLVNEGLMLIIAALWQDVFWSILTLVCIHVVMMLSAGYFRIRNALPRPVWTYPISYIAFHSYSIQGLLENEYLGTTYAVGQVRTISGFQALRSAYDISVNSNSKWENLLVLFIMALAYRIILFVLLYFRVKKNTFIQKLLWCDRDTNNTR; this comes from the exons ATGGAAGAAATACAGTGTCAATCTGATAATTATAGGTCTTCATCGTCTTCGGCAAGTAGTCCTGCAAGTAGAGTTCCCTCAAGTAACTTTTTCTACTTGCGGAAACCAGGTTCTCTTAGGCAACCTATCTCATTTGAGGATTCGCCGGAGTGGGAGGATACAGATACTGAAGTTAGGGTGGAAGGAGGTGACTCTATCAATGCTGCAAATACACTAGTCTCTCCCTCTCTGTCAAAGATCAATAGTGGGTCCTTACTGTCACCACCATTGCCAGAGGGTGCAGTTGTTACAAGGAAGATAGCAGGGGCTTCAATTGTGTGGAAAGACTTGACTGTAACCATTAAGGGGAAGAGGAAGTACTCTGATAAGGTTGTGAAGAGTTCAAATGGCTATGCATTGCCAGGGACAATGACTGTAATCATGGGTCCTGCCAAATCAGGGAAATCCACCCTACTGAGGGCTATCTCAG GCAGATTACCTCATTCAGCCAGAATGTATGGTGAAGTATTTGTCAATGGGGCAAAATCACGCATGCCTTATGGGTCGTAT cAGGGATTTGTTGAGAGGGAAACCGCTTTAATTGGTTCACTCACTGTCAGAGAGTTCCTTTATTATTCAGCACTGCTTCAACTTCCTGGATTTTTCTGTCACAGGAAGGGTGTGGTAGAGGATGCTATCCATGCCATGTCCTTGAGTGATTATGCTAACAAACTGATAGGTGGCCACTGTTATATGAAGGGCCTTCCTAGAGGTGAGAGAAGGCGAGTTAGCATTGCCCGGGAGCTTGTCATGAGAccacatattttatttatagatgAGCCTCTTTATCATCTTGACAG TGTCTCTGCCCTTCTGATGATGGTTACATTGAAGAAACTTGCAAGTATGGGATGCACTCTTATTTTTACCATTTATCAAAGCAGCACTGAGGTATTTGGCCTTTTTGACCGGATTTGTCTGCTTTCAAATGGAAACACCCTTTTTTTTGGGGAAACATTAGCTTGTTTGCAG CATTTCTCAAATGCCGGCTTTCCTTGCCCAATTATGCAAAGTCCTTCTGATCATTTTCTACGAGCAATAAATACAGATTTTGACAGGATCATAGCAATGTGCAAAAATTGGCAG GATGACCATGGCGATTTTTCATCGGTGAATATGGATACTGCTGTTGCTATACGCACTCTTGAAGCAACTTATAAAACGTCAGCTGATGCTGCTACTGTTGAAACTATGATCCTACGGCTCACTGAGAAG GAAGGTCCACTTCTCAAAAGCAAGGGAAAGGTTAGCAGTGCTACACAAATTGCTGTACTCACTTGGAGATCACTGTTGATTATGTCAAGGGAATGGAAATACTACTGGCTTCGTCTTATCCTTTGCATGCTTCTCCCGCTTTGTATTGGAACTGTCTTTTCCAATTTAGGGCATTCCTTGTCTTCAGTTGTG ACACGAGTTGCAGCAGTGTTTGTCTTTATTTCATTTACTTCACTTTTGAGCATTGCTGGTGTACCTGCACTTATGAAAGAAATCAAG ATATATGCTAGTGAGGAATCAAACTGGCATTCAGGAACATTTGTCTTCATTCTTGGGCAACTCCTCTCCAGCATCCCATTCTTATTTCTCATCTCCATATCATCAAGTCTTGTCTTCTATTTCCTTGTTGGGCTGCGAGATGAATTCAGCTTGTTGATGTATTTTGTACTGAACTTTTTCACATGCCTCTTAGTTAATGAAGGACTTATGCTAATTATTGCTGCTCTTTGGCAAGATGTTTTCTGGAGCATCTTGACACTTGTGTGCATACAT GTGGTAATGATGTTATCAGCTGGCTATTTCCGAATCCGCAATGCTTTACCTAGACCTGTGTGGACCTATCCTATATCCTATATCGCTTTCCACTCTTACTCTATACAG GGGCTATTGGAAAACGAGTATCTCGGGACCACATATGCTGTTGGGCAGGTGAGGACCATATCTGGGTTTCAGGCTCTCAGAAGTGCATATGACATCTCTGTTAACAGTAACTCTAAGTGGGAGAATTTGCTGGTGTTGTTTATTATGGCCCTTGCATATCGCATCATCTTGTTCGTTTTGCTATATTTTCGTGTAAAGAAAAATACGTTCATACAGAAACTGCTCTGGTGTGATCGTGATACGAACAACACTAGATGA
- the LOC123209507 gene encoding ABC transporter G family member 3-like isoform X2, with protein sequence MEEIQCQSDNYRSSSSSASSPASRVPSSNFFYLRKPGSLRQPISFEDSPEWEDTDTEVRVEGGDSINAANTLVSPSLSKINSGSLLSPPLPEGAVVTRKIAGASIVWKDLTVTIKGKRKYSDKVVKSSNGYALPGTMTVIMGPAKSGKSTLLRAISGRLPHSARMYGEVFVNGAKSRMPYGSYGFVERETALIGSLTVREFLYYSALLQLPGFFCHRKGVVEDAIHAMSLSDYANKLIGGHCYMKGLPRGERRRVSIARELVMRPHILFIDEPLYHLDSVSALLMMVTLKKLASMGCTLIFTIYQSSTEVFGLFDRICLLSNGNTLFFGETLACLQHFSNAGFPCPIMQSPSDHFLRAINTDFDRIIAMCKNWQDDHGDFSSVNMDTAVAIRTLEATYKTSADAATVETMILRLTEKEGPLLKSKGKVSSATQIAVLTWRSLLIMSREWKYYWLRLILCMLLPLCIGTVFSNLGHSLSSVVTRVAAVFVFISFTSLLSIAGVPALMKEIKIYASEESNWHSGTFVFILGQLLSSIPFLFLISISSSLVFYFLVGLRDEFSLLMYFVLNFFTCLLVNEGLMLIIAALWQDVFWSILTLVCIHVVMMLSAGYFRIRNALPRPVWTYPISYIAFHSYSIQGLLENEYLGTTYAVGQVRTISGFQALRSAYDISVNSNSKWENLLVLFIMALAYRIILFVLLYFRVKKNTFIQKLLWCDRDTNNTR encoded by the exons ATGGAAGAAATACAGTGTCAATCTGATAATTATAGGTCTTCATCGTCTTCGGCAAGTAGTCCTGCAAGTAGAGTTCCCTCAAGTAACTTTTTCTACTTGCGGAAACCAGGTTCTCTTAGGCAACCTATCTCATTTGAGGATTCGCCGGAGTGGGAGGATACAGATACTGAAGTTAGGGTGGAAGGAGGTGACTCTATCAATGCTGCAAATACACTAGTCTCTCCCTCTCTGTCAAAGATCAATAGTGGGTCCTTACTGTCACCACCATTGCCAGAGGGTGCAGTTGTTACAAGGAAGATAGCAGGGGCTTCAATTGTGTGGAAAGACTTGACTGTAACCATTAAGGGGAAGAGGAAGTACTCTGATAAGGTTGTGAAGAGTTCAAATGGCTATGCATTGCCAGGGACAATGACTGTAATCATGGGTCCTGCCAAATCAGGGAAATCCACCCTACTGAGGGCTATCTCAG GCAGATTACCTCATTCAGCCAGAATGTATGGTGAAGTATTTGTCAATGGGGCAAAATCACGCATGCCTTATGGGTCGTAT GGATTTGTTGAGAGGGAAACCGCTTTAATTGGTTCACTCACTGTCAGAGAGTTCCTTTATTATTCAGCACTGCTTCAACTTCCTGGATTTTTCTGTCACAGGAAGGGTGTGGTAGAGGATGCTATCCATGCCATGTCCTTGAGTGATTATGCTAACAAACTGATAGGTGGCCACTGTTATATGAAGGGCCTTCCTAGAGGTGAGAGAAGGCGAGTTAGCATTGCCCGGGAGCTTGTCATGAGAccacatattttatttatagatgAGCCTCTTTATCATCTTGACAG TGTCTCTGCCCTTCTGATGATGGTTACATTGAAGAAACTTGCAAGTATGGGATGCACTCTTATTTTTACCATTTATCAAAGCAGCACTGAGGTATTTGGCCTTTTTGACCGGATTTGTCTGCTTTCAAATGGAAACACCCTTTTTTTTGGGGAAACATTAGCTTGTTTGCAG CATTTCTCAAATGCCGGCTTTCCTTGCCCAATTATGCAAAGTCCTTCTGATCATTTTCTACGAGCAATAAATACAGATTTTGACAGGATCATAGCAATGTGCAAAAATTGGCAG GATGACCATGGCGATTTTTCATCGGTGAATATGGATACTGCTGTTGCTATACGCACTCTTGAAGCAACTTATAAAACGTCAGCTGATGCTGCTACTGTTGAAACTATGATCCTACGGCTCACTGAGAAG GAAGGTCCACTTCTCAAAAGCAAGGGAAAGGTTAGCAGTGCTACACAAATTGCTGTACTCACTTGGAGATCACTGTTGATTATGTCAAGGGAATGGAAATACTACTGGCTTCGTCTTATCCTTTGCATGCTTCTCCCGCTTTGTATTGGAACTGTCTTTTCCAATTTAGGGCATTCCTTGTCTTCAGTTGTG ACACGAGTTGCAGCAGTGTTTGTCTTTATTTCATTTACTTCACTTTTGAGCATTGCTGGTGTACCTGCACTTATGAAAGAAATCAAG ATATATGCTAGTGAGGAATCAAACTGGCATTCAGGAACATTTGTCTTCATTCTTGGGCAACTCCTCTCCAGCATCCCATTCTTATTTCTCATCTCCATATCATCAAGTCTTGTCTTCTATTTCCTTGTTGGGCTGCGAGATGAATTCAGCTTGTTGATGTATTTTGTACTGAACTTTTTCACATGCCTCTTAGTTAATGAAGGACTTATGCTAATTATTGCTGCTCTTTGGCAAGATGTTTTCTGGAGCATCTTGACACTTGTGTGCATACAT GTGGTAATGATGTTATCAGCTGGCTATTTCCGAATCCGCAATGCTTTACCTAGACCTGTGTGGACCTATCCTATATCCTATATCGCTTTCCACTCTTACTCTATACAG GGGCTATTGGAAAACGAGTATCTCGGGACCACATATGCTGTTGGGCAGGTGAGGACCATATCTGGGTTTCAGGCTCTCAGAAGTGCATATGACATCTCTGTTAACAGTAACTCTAAGTGGGAGAATTTGCTGGTGTTGTTTATTATGGCCCTTGCATATCGCATCATCTTGTTCGTTTTGCTATATTTTCGTGTAAAGAAAAATACGTTCATACAGAAACTGCTCTGGTGTGATCGTGATACGAACAACACTAGATGA
- the LOC123203286 gene encoding dolichol kinase EVAN — MIFPSSMVNGERGVVVLFVSFVLFSLPFSLLCHGLNLAVLFFFALFLDIRAENSASLSQFNTRPGTSSGILLGAVTLPAVMISKLIQLSRAYSLHQIELQELEHMTMQYWATSASCFGVLIYFCIVMHCASNAMHLPQSYSVRGATWSLICIVLYAATCCVSLATISHTGSNTALKLLWELFHGLVAVKLLQRLLNCFPSCASIGEVLLVTTGLVLYFGDMLAYTIAKVSGQLISTDFISVQYGMKRSEISIIIQGVSIGLLLFPIFFRFVLHICGCLLSVGYSEERSYNEIRRSILFFTSLGFILIVIAPSWMQFVHDFQVHPILWVFAFVFSEPFKRLSLCIYWVSLICASILRFYNISKNSKIERILLRKYYHLMAVLMFVPALIFQPKFLDLAFGAALAVFLAVEIMRVWRIWPLGQLIHQFMNAFTDHRDSDLLIVSHFSLLLGCAFPIWMSSGFNDRPLAPFAGILSLGIGDTMASMVGYKYGVLRWSKTGKKTVEGTAAGITSVLAACSVLLPLLASTGYILSEHWFSLILAVTLSGLLEAYTTQLDNAFIPLIFYSLLCL, encoded by the exons atgatttttccgTCGTCAATGGTAAACGGCGAGAGAGGCGTCGTAGTTTTGTTCGTGAGTTTCGTCCTCTTTTCTCTacctttctctcttctttgcCATGGCCTTAATCTTGCCGTGCTCTTTTTCTTCGCTCTCTTCCTCGACATCCGCGCCGAAAATTCTGCTTCCTTGTCCCAATTCAATACCAG GCCAGGTACTTCATCGGGGATACTGCTTGGGGCAGTGACACTGCCAGCGGTAATGATCTCAAAGTTGATACAGCTATCGAGAGCCTACTCGCTGCATCAAATTGAACTTCAAG AACTTGAACACATGACTATGCAGTATTGGGCTACATCTGCAAGTTGCTTTGGTGTGCTTATTTACTTCTGCATAGTTATGCATTGTGCATCCAATGCTATGCATCTGCCTCAGTCATATAGTGTCCGGGGTGCAACCTGGAGCTTAATTTGTATAGTCTTATATGCAGCAACTTGTTGTGTCTCTCTTGCTACTATATCCCACACTG GGTCTAACACTGCATTAAAGTTATTATGGGAGCTATTTCATGGTCTGGTAGCGGTGAAGTTACTTCAGCGGCTTCTTAATTGTTTCCCTTCTTGTGCTTCAATTG GGGAAGTTCTTTTGGTGACAACTGGTCTTGTACTTTATTTTGGTGATATGTTGGCATATACCATTGCAAAG GTTTCTGGACAATTGATTTCAACAGATTTCATTTCTGTGCAATATGGAATGAAAAGAAGTGAGATTAGTATTATTATACAG GGTGTGTCCATTGGCCTTcttctttttccaattttctTTAGGTTTGTACTCCACATATGTGGATGTTTATTAAGTGTGGGCTATTCTGAAGAAAGGAGCTACAATGAGATTCGGAGATCTATATTATTCTTTACTTCCCTTGGGTTTATCTTGATTGTGATTGCCCCATCTTGGATGCAGTTTGTTCACGATTTTCAAGTACACCCAATATTATG GGTATTTGCATTTGTTTTCTCGGAAccatttaaaagattatcattGTGTATCTATTGGGTGTCTTTGATATGTGCATCTATTCTGCGTTTCTACAATATCTCAAAGAATAGTAAGATTGAGAGGATTCTTCTTCGGAAGTATTACCATCTGATGGCTGTATTAATGTTTGTACCTGCTCTTATCTTTCAG CCAAAATTTCTTGATCTAGCATTTGGTGCAGCTTTGGCTGTCTTCTTGGCAGTAGAAATTATGCGA GTTTGGAGAATTTGGCCTCTGGGACAACTCATACATCAATTTATGAATGCTTTCACAGATCATCGTGATTCTGATCTTCTTATTGTCAG cCACTTTTCACTGCTATTGGGCTGTGCATTTCCAATTTGGATGTCATCTGGGTTTAATGATCGACCTCTTGCCCCGTTTGCTGGAATTTTGAGCCTTGGAATTGGAGATACAATG GCATCAATGGTTGGGTACAAGTATGGTGTCCTCAGGTGGAGCAAAACTGGCA AGAAAACTGTTGAAGGCACAGCAGCCGGCATAACATCAGTCCTGGCCGCTTGCTCGGTTTTGCTCCCCCTCTTAGCGTCTACTGGGTATATTCTTTCAGAG CACTGGTTCTCTTTGATTCTAGCAGTAACCTTGAGTGGTTTATTGGAAGCCTATACAACTCAGCTGGATAATGCTTTCATACCACTTATCTTCTACAGCCTTCTCTGTTTGTGA
- the LOC123208648 gene encoding auxin-responsive protein SAUR50-like codes for MAKLIKTNSIVKFKTVVKKLQKSLLLGGKWNFYSDEEYRDSTHLPQDVKEGHVPVLAVDGDEPKRFIVPLTCLTHPAFMRLLEKAAEEYGFDREGPLTIPCRPSELEIILAEKYQEAPKWSSGDPMLKTY; via the coding sequence ATGGCGAAGCTCATTAAGACTAATAGTATTGTAAAGTTTAAGACTGTAGTTAAGAAGCTACAGAAGAGTCTTCTCTTGGGTGGAAAATGGAATTTCTATTCTGATGAAGAATATAGAGATTCAACCCATTTGCCGCAAGATGTCAAAGAAGGACATGTTCCGGTGTTAGCTGTGGACGGAGATGAACCAAAGAGATTCATTGTACCACTGACTTGTTTGACGCACCCAGCGTTTATGAGGCTTTTGGAGAAGGCAGCCGAAGAGTATGGCTTTGATCGTGAAGGTCCGCTCACAATCCCATGCCGACCTAGTGAGCTGGAGATTATATTGGCTGAGAAATACCAGGAGGCTCCCAAATGGTCTTCTGGCGACCCCATGCTGAAAACATACTGA
- the LOC123209518 gene encoding auxin-responsive protein SAUR50-like, which produces MAKRSSSSKKKSGIAKLKIVVERLNRSLSLGRKSDSYSDEVDEVNDSNNVPEDVKEGHFAVIAMKGEQPKRFVISLSYLSHPRFLKLLERAAEEYGFDHEGALTIPCRPSELEMILAERWQDQDGESSDNGDVLVELL; this is translated from the coding sequence ATGGCTAAACGCAGTTCTAGCAGCAAGAAGAAAAGTGGCATTGCAAAGCTTAAGATTGTTGTGGAAAGACTAAATAGGAGCCTCTCATTGGGAAGGAAATCAGATTCTTATTCTGACGAGGTGGACGAAGTTAACGACTCAAATAATGTGCCCGAAGATGTTAAAGAAGGTCACTTTGCGGTGATAGCTATGAAGGGTGAACAGCCGAAGAGATTTGTGATTTCATTGAGTTATTTGAGTCATCCAAGGTTTCTGAAGCTGTTGGAGCGAGCGGCGGAAGAGTATGGTTTTGATCATGAGGGTGCACTGACAATCCCTTGCCGGCCGAGTGAACTTGAGATGATACTAGCCGAGCGATGGCAGGATCAGGATGGAGAGTCTAGTGATAATGGTGATGTACTCGTGGAGCTCTTATGA
- the LOC123208853 gene encoding ABC transporter F family member 1: protein MVSDASKKKAAQKKAAAAAKRGGKAAAAAASSKAAEAQNVGGVDKVADGIGAIQISDRTCTGVLCSHPLSRDIRIESLSVTFHGHDLIVDSELELNYGRRYGLLGLNGCGKSTLLTAIGCRELPIPEHMDIYHLTREIEASDMSALEAVISCDEERLRLEKEAEALAGQDDGGGEQLERIYERLEALDAATAEKRAAEILYGLGFNKMMQAKKTRDFSGGWRMRIALARALFMNPTILLLDEPTNHLDLEACVWLEETLKKFERILVVVSHSQDFLNGVCTNIIHMQSKKLKLYTGNYDQYVQTRAELEENQMKQYKWEQEQIASMKEYIARFGHGSAKLARQAQSKEKTLAKMERGGLTEKVVRDKILVFRFVDVGKLPPPVLQFVEVTFGYTPDNLIYKNLDFGVDLDSRVALVGPNGAGKSTLLKLMTGDLVPLDGMVRRHNHLRIAQYHQHLAEKLDLELSALQYMMKEYPGNEEERMRAAIGKFGLTGKAQVMPMKNLSDGQRSRVIFAWLAYRQPHMLLLDEPTNHLDIETIDSLAEALNEWDGGLVLVSHDFRLINQVAHEIWVCENQAVTRWEGDIMDFKEHLKAKAGLSD, encoded by the exons ATGGTCTCGGACGCAAGCAAGAAGAAGGCCGCGCAGAAGAAGGCGGCGGCGGCTGCCAAGAGAGGGGGAAAGGCAGCGGCGGCGGCCGCGTCTTCCAAGGCGGCAGAGGCGCAGAATGTTGGTGGTGTTGATAAAGTTGCTGACGGGATTGGAGCTATTCAAATTTCCGATCGAACTTGTACCGGAGTTCTTTGCTCGCATCCTCTTTCCAGAGATATTCGc ATCGAGTCCTTGTCAGTCACTTTTCATGGACACGATCTCATAGTTGATTCTGAGCTGGAGCTTAACTATGGGAG ACGTTACGGTTTGCTTGGCTTAAATGGGTGTGGGAAATCTACTCTGTTGACTGCAATAGGGTGTCGTGAGCTCCCAATTCCAGAGCACATGGATATTTATCACCTTACGAGGGAGATTGAAGCTTCTGATATGTCTGCTCTGGAAGCTGTCATAAGTTGTGATGAGGAAAGGTTGAGATTGGAGAAAGAAGCTGAAGCCTTGGCAGGGCAG GATGATGGAGGTGGAGAGCAACTTGAACGCATTTATGAGCGTTTAGAAGCCCTGGATGCAGCAACTGCAGAGAAACGTGCTGCTGAAATCTTGTATGGACTTGGTTTCAACAAGATGATGCAGGCAAAGAAAACTCGAGATTTCTCTGGTGGTTGGAGAATGAGAATTGCATTGGCAAGGGCTCTATTCATGAACCCAACAATCCTGTTGCTTGATGAACCCACCAATCATCTAG ATTTAGAAGCTTGTGTCTGGCTGGAGGAGACTCTTAAGAAATTTGAGCGCATCTTGGTTGTGGTTTCACACTCCCAGGATTTCCTGAATGGTGTTTGCACAAACATCATTCATATGCAAAGCAAGAAATTGAAACTCTACACTGGAAATTATGATCAGTATGTTCAGACCCGTGCTGAACTGGAAGAGAACCAGATGAAACAGTACAAGTGGGAGCAAGAGCAGATAGCTTCAATGAAGGAGTATATTGCCCGATTTGGGCATGGGTCAGCAAAACTAGCTCGCCAGGCCCAGAGCAAGGAGAAAACACTGGCAAAGATGGAGCGAGGCGGGCTTACGGAGAAAGTTGTGAGAGACAAGATCCTTGTCTTCCGTTTTGTTGATGTTGGAAAGCTACCACCACCAGTGCTGCAGTTTGTGGAAGTCACATTTGGCTACACGCCTGATAATTTGATCTACAAGAACCTTGATTTTGGGGTAGACTTAGACTCCAGGGTAGCTTTGGTGGGGCCAAATGGGGCTGGGAAGAGTACTCTGCTGAAGCTGATGACAGGGGACTTGGTTCCTCTTGATGGCATGGTTCGGCGTCATAATCACCTGAGAATTGCACAATACCATCAGCACTTGGCTGAGAAACTTGATTTGGAACTGTCTGCCCTTCAGTATATGATGAAAGAGTATCCAGGCAATGAGGAAGAGAGAATGAGGGCAGCAATAGGGAAATTTGGATTGACAGGTAAAGCCCAGGTGATGCCAATGAAGAATTTGTCGGATGGGCAAAGGAGCCGTGTGATTTTTGCCTGGTTAGCGTATAGGCAGCCCCACATGCTTCTCCTGGATGAGCCAACTAATCATTTGGATATTGAGACAATTGACTCCCTAGCTGAGGCATTGAATGAGTGGGACGGCGGTCTGGTTCTTGTTAGCCATGATTTCAGGCTCATAAATCAGGTAGCCCATGAGATATGGGTTTGTGAAAATCAAGCTGTTACTCGTTGGGAGGGTGACATTATGGACTTCAAGGAGCACCTCAAGGCAAAGGCTGGACTGTCTGATTGA